CGCCGACGCGAAAGAACGTGCCGGTTTCCAGCGCGCGCAGCAGCTTGACCTGACGCACCGGCGACATTTCGGTCACTTCGTCGAGGAACAACGTGCCGCCGTTCGCATGTTCGAAATAGCCGATGCGTCCCTGCACCGCGCCCGTGAAACTGCCTTTCTCGTGGCCGAAGAGCTCGGCTTCGATCAGGTTGTCCGGAATCGCGCCGCAGTTGACGGCGATGAACGGCGCGTCCTTGCGCGCGCTGTTGTCGTGAATCGTCCGCGCGACAAGCTCCTTGCCGGTGCCCGACTCGCCGATGATGAGCGCGGTCGCGTCGGTGGCGGCGACGCGCTCGATCTGCGCGTACAGCTCCAGCATGACGGGCGACGAGCCGTACAGTAGTCCGTAAGACTTCAAACCCGGCACGTCCCCCGCAGAGCGCTTTTTCTGCGCCGGTGTTTCGCCTGCGACAAGCGGCGGGTCAAGATCGGTTGACGCCATAGGTCCTGATAGTTCCTGAGTTCTGCGAATGTGATGGGCGAGCGGCGCGCGGCGCCTTCGGCTGACGTGCCGCCCGTGGACGCGCGCGGTCGCTCGAATCGGCTGAATGTCCGGCGCGGCCGGGCGGGTCCGTGGCGTCGGGCGTCGGCAGCGGCGCGGCGGTGCTGACGCGCTGCGCTGTCGTGCGCCCGATGGCGATGAGCCGGTTGCCCTCGAAAGCGTCAGTCCGGAGTCGCGGCGCGACTCGATGTTTCGCCGTGCGACTCTATCTCATAAACGCTATTTAACCATTCGCGACGATATTGCGGCAATGCGTGCCGTCGGTCGGATGGCAATTTGTCTGATTGCGTTTGGGGCCGTGCGCGATATCCGGAAAGGTTCTCCGTGCGCGCCGCAAATTTACAAGGCCACGGCGTAAGAGTTACCCGACAGCCGCGCGTCTATTTCGACTTTTGCGCAGACGCCCGCGCGTGCGCCGCCTTAGCGCGGATGGCACAGAAGCTGCTTCACCGTACTCATCCTTATTCGAATGCCCGAGACGGGAAGCTGAAGAACGGGCAACGGGAGAGGTCGAGCACATCATGGACGACATTTTCGATTTCGATGTTGCCGCCGACGAGCGCCGCGATTCGGCGCAAACCCGGCTGGCTCGCGACAGGGGCGCGCGGCCGTCGGGCGATCGGCAGGAACTCGCGGCGGGCGAACCGATCGACATCTATCACTGGGCGGCCGTCGCGCTGGTGACGGCGCTGATGTGCGCGGTGCTCGGCTACGCGGCGGGCACGCCCGCGCTCGCTCGCGCCGCCAACGTGACGAGCCTCGTGTTCGGCGTGGCAGGCGGCGCGCTGACGGCGAGCGGCATCATCCGGCGGCTGCGCGCGCGCATGACGGGGAGCGGCGCGCATCGGCCGCTGGTGACGGTGCCGAAGGCGCAGTAGTCGCCTGGCCGCTGTAGCTTTAATGAGATCCGCAATTTTGCGGAAGACCCACTTGGCGAGGACTGATTCATGAGTCACACGACTGTCCAGCTTGCGTTGGGCAAGCAGAAGATCATCGAAGACATCAAGGTGCTGCTGAACGACTCGGAAGAGTTGTTGCGGCTGTCGTCGGCGCTGCCGGGCGAGGGCGTCGAGGCGCTACGCTCGCGTCTGCGCGATCACGCCGACACGGCCCGCGCCGCGCTCGAAGACGCGCAGGCGAACGCGCAGAGCCGCTATCGCGCGAGCATCGACTGCACCGAGCGGTACGTGCGCGAGAATCCGTGGCAATCGCTCGGCATGGCGGCTGCCGCGGGTTTCCTGCTCGCCGCAATCATTTCGCGTTAATCACGCGGATCGTTCGCCCGTTCTAGCGGGCGTGCGGCATCGAACTTAACGACACGGGAGAGAAGAACAATGGCACGGTCATCGATTGGAGTGTTCGGGGCGCTTTTCGCGGTCGGCAGCGTACTCGCCTGGAAATGGATGCAGTCGCAGGACGCAAACGGGCGGCGTGCCGTCAGCGGCGCAAACCGCTGGCAAGGAGCACGCTCGCGCGGCGGCAAGTACGTCGTCGGCGGGACGCCTGACGCGTGGCATTTCCCGAAAAGCTGATCGCGCAATTCGCATCGACACCACGCGGTTGGCGCATCGGCTTGATCCGCCGAATCCTTCGCGATCCTCACGCAATAAAACGCACGCCCTCGCGGCGTGCGTTTTTATCTTGATTAACCCTTATAATCATTGAACCTCTGCCATAAGTTGCGAATTGGAAAAACTTACGGCTCAGAGACCCAAGCGTGCGGAACTTTCGGAAATTAATCTGTTTTCTGCGCTTCGCGGTCGGGTTTTAGCCTTACGGGCACCCGACCCGCCAGACGCACCGGCCCGGACGGCCCCAGTCGCCCGGAGAAGACCACGCTGCTACGCGGCGTGTGACCCTGAAACGCTTTGGAAGAATTCGAGACGCAATGCCACACGTATTGATTGTCGATGACGATCCCAGTACCCGCGAGGCGCTAGCCGCGATCATCGGCGAAGACGGACTGACCACGGCCACCGCCAGCGATCTGCGCGAAGCGCGCATTCAGCTCGTGCGGCAGACGCCGGACGTCGTTTTCACCGATCTGAAACTGCCCGACGGAACGGGCGTCGACCTGTTCGAAGATCTCGATCCGCGCTCCGGCGTGGAATTCATCGTCATCACCGGGCACGCGACGGTGGAATCGGCCGTGAGCGCGCTCAAAATGGGCGCCGCCGATTACCTCGTCAAGCCCATCAACATGCAGCGCGTGAAGGCCATTTTGTCGCGCCTGCCGCGCGCCGGCGATCTGAAGGCGGAAATCGGCACGCTGCGCGGCGAGTTGCGGCGCATGGGCCGTTTCGGGCTGATGCTCGGCAATTCGCCCGCCATGCAGACGGTCTATGACCAGATCGGCCGCGTCGCGCCGACGGCGGCCTCCGTACTGCTGATCGGCGAATCGGGCACGGGCAAGGAAGTCGCCGCACAGACGCTGCACGAGCTCAGCCTGCGCCGCAAGCATTCGTTCATCGCGGTCAACTGCGGCGCGATCTCGCCGAACCTGATCGAGTCCGAAATGTTCGGCCACGAACGCGGGTCGTTCACGGGCGCGGATCGTCAGCACAAGGGTTATTTCGAACGCGCGAACGGCGGCACGCTGTTCCTCGACGAAATCACCGAAATGCCGATCGAGTTGCAGGTGAAGCTGCTTCGCGTGCTGGAGACGGGCATGTTCATGCGCGTCGGCACGACGAAGGAAATCGAGACCGACGTGCGCCTGATCGCCGCGACGAACCGCGATCCGGAGCAGGCCGTGCTCGAAGGCAAGCTGCGGCTCGACCTGTACCACCGGCTCAACGTGTTCCCGATCAACCTGCCGCCGCTGCGCGAACGCGGCAAGGACGTGGAGCTGCTCGGACAGGCGTTCCTCGACGAGCTGAACGCCCGTTACAACACGAAGAAGGACTTCCCGCCGGCGGTGCGCGAGATGCTCGCGTCGTACAACTGGCCGGGCAACGTGCGCGAACTGAAGAACTATGTGCAGCGCGCCTACATCATGTCCGGCTCCGATTCCGACAGCACGGCGACCGTCCCGCTGCAAATCTCGTTATCGCGGCCTTCGTCGGGCACGGCGGTGACGATTCCGTTCGGGACGTCGCTTGCGCAGGCGGATCGGCAGCTGATTCTCGCGACGCTCGAACAATGCGGCGGCGTGAAGACGCGGGCGGCGGAAATCCTCGGCATCAGCCTGAAAACGCTCTACAACCGGCTCGTGGAGTACGGTGAAGATGCGAACAAGGCGGCCGTCGGCGAAGGCGGAGACGTGAACGAATCGGAAAGCGAAAATCGCTGAACGTCGGTTATCTTCACATGAAAATAACGCCCGCTGCTTGCAAAAAGCGCGGGCGTTTTTGTTGGCAGGCGCGCTTTCAGCAACGATAATGACACGAATGGACGCGTCGGCCGAGGTGAAATCAGGGGCATAACCCTTGCTGCCGATCCATGCGACATCCGCGTTCGACCGGACCGCAGCCGCCCCTCGGACGAGGATGCAACCACGATCACAAGACCGCAAGGAGCCCGCAATGTCCGATTTCGCCTCCGACCGCGCGCCGATCAGTGCGCAGACGCCACAGCCGCCGGACCCGCCGGTGACGCCGCCCGATCAGCCGCCGCCGACGCCGATTCCGCCCGATACGAATCCAGACCCGACGCGCGACCCGCCCGAGCCGCCGACGCAGCCGATCGGCGACCCGCCGCCGGGGCCGAACGAAACGCCGCACGTCGGCTGAGGTTTGATTCGGCCGATTCACCGAAGCCGTGCAAACCTTGAACAAACTTCCATCCCGAACGTAGGGATTACAACAGACAAAGTACCAATGACCGGCTACGCCGATGGCTTCCGGTCATTTCTTCTGAAACGCACTGCTGGCAAACGCCAGTAGAGCATCGGTCGGACGCCGCCGAGGTCCATTCGCGACGGCCTTCTTTCTGGAGGCATCAATGAGGCATCCCGCACTGCGACGCTCCGCGCGTCATTCGTCCAAACGCGAAGCCCGCGCCGAAGCCGCGAAAAACGGCGCCGCGCCGACGTCGGTCACGCCGCCTGCGCATCATGACCCCGCCGGCCAGAACCGCCCTGCGCCTGGCGTTCCGCCCGATGGCGAACACAACCAGGGCGGCGTGCGCTCCGAAGGCATCGACTATCAGCGCGACCTCGGCTCCGAGCAGGACGCGTGAACGCCGACGCATTCGGCATATTCATCACAAGCATAAAGTTCTACGCGGCCGCGTCTCGCCGCGTGTTTCCGTGCGCCCGTAACATCTCGATACGAATTTCCCACTCTATAACGGCGCAAAAAGGCATAAGACTTGCATGTTTCTACGTCGCCAATTCGAGCAGCAACGAATAACTGATGGAGTGACGCCGTAATGAGCAGATTGATCGTGGTATCGAATCGCGTCGCGCCGGTCCAGGAAGGCAAGCCCAGCGCGGGCGGGCTCGCGATCGGCGTGCTGGACGCGCTCAAGGAGACGGGCGGCGTGTGGTTCGGCTGGAGCGGCGAGATCGTCGGCGAAGCGGCCGCCCCCGTTGTCGAGAAAAACGGCAACGTGACCTATGCCACCGTCGGGCTCACGCGGCGCGACTACGACCAGTACTACCGCGGTTTCTCGAACGCGACGCTCTGGCCGACCTTCCACTATCGCAACGACCTCTCGCGTTTCGACCGCGAAGAGTACGCGGGCTACATGCGCGTGAACGCGACGCTCGCCGCGAAGCTGAAGACGCTCCTGCAGCCGGACGACATCATCTGGGTCCACGATTACCATCTTCTGCCGTTTGCGCAGGAGTTGCGCAAGATCGGCGTGACGAACCCTATCGGCTTCTTCCTGCACATTCCGTTTCCGGTGCCCGAAGTCATGCGCACGGTGCCGCCGCACGAGGAGCTGATGACGGCGCTATGCCAGTTCGATGTCGTCGGCTTCCAGACGGAGAGCGACAAGCAGTCGTTTATCGACTACATCGAGCGCAGCGGCCGCGGCCACTTTAGCGACGACGGCATGTTGCAAGCGTTCGGGCGCATGCTGAAGGTGGGCGCGTATCCAATCGGCATCTATCCGGACGCGATCGCGAAGGCCGCCGAGCAGTACTCGACGCGCAAGCAGGTCAAGAGCCTGCGCGACTCCATGCGCGGCCGCAAGCTCATCATGAGCGTGGACCGGCTAGATTACTCGAAGGGTCTCGTCGAGCGTTTTCAGGCATTCGAGCGGCTTCTGCTCAACGCGCCCGGCTGGCACGGCCGCGTGTCGCTCGTGCAGATCGCGCCGCCGACGCGCGCCGACGTGCAAACGTACCAGCGTATCCGCCAGAATCTGGAAGGCGAGGCGGGGCGCATCAACGGGCGCTTCGCGCAGCTCGACTGGACGCCGATTCAGTACCTCAATCGCAAATACGAACGCAACCTGCTCATGGCGCTGTTCCGGCTGTCTCAGGTCGGCTATGTGACGCCGTTGCGCGACGGCATGAATCTGGTCGCGAAGGAGTACGTCGCATCGCAAGACCCGGAGGACCCGGGCGCGCTGGTGCTCTCGCAGTTCGCGGGCGCGGCGGATCAGTTGCCGGGCGCGCTCGTCGTCAATCCGTTCGATCTCTCGCAGATGTCCGAGGCGCTGGAGCGCGCGCTCTCGATGCCGCTCGCCGAACGCCAGGCGCGCCACGCCGACATGATGGCGCCTTTGCGCAAGAACAACCTCTCCGTCTGGCGCGATTCCTTCCTGTCGGATCTGCGCAGCGTCGCGACGGCGACGTCCGTCACCGCGAAAACGGTCAAGACGGTGAAGCAGGGCGCTTCCGAAGCGAAACGCGCCGCGCGCGCGTAAGACTCCCGTTCGACGCCTCCCGGCCCCGCGCTTTGCGAAAAGCGCGGGGCTTTTCACTTGGGCGTCGCGAAGCGGAACAGTCCTTGCGATCACCTACGCGACACACTCGAAGGAGATCGATGATGACTGGAAGCACACTGAACCCGCCGGAAGAAGGCGGCGTGGAATGGGGCAAGGGACACGGCACCGGCGCGCTCGGCCCGAGCGATTCTTCGGACTCCGGCTCTGACGTGCAGGGCGAAATGCGCCGTCCGGGCGACATCGAAGACGAACTCGACGCTCACGCGCTCGGCCTGTCGGATGCGCAACTCGACAGCGACAGCGACCGCTCCGGCACCGGCGAAGACGCATCGGCCGACGGCGACAACAACCTCTTCGCGAACGCGGACATCCTGCCCGACGGCGTAGAGGACGAAACCGAGATCACCGATCTGGCCGACGACGAAGCCGTCGATCCCGACGCGGACGAGGAAGACGTCTGACGGTTGCGGCCGGCCGGCTGCAAGAAACAGGCGCGCGCGGATCATTCCGCTCGCGCCTTTTTTACGCGCCCATCCCGCAGGAACGCTAACATCGGCGGTCGAATCACGAAACCGCACGCCCGCACCGCCTCTGCCGATGAACCGCGACGTTCCCAAGCCAATGACACCGCTCGCCGAAGGCCGCACGACGCGCTTCGGCTGGCTTTCCTGGGTGGCCGATCCCGTCACGCAGTGGATTCAGGACCACTGCCTGATGTTCTCGGCGGCCATCTCGTTCTTCGCGGCGTTCTCGCTTGCGCCGACGCTCGTCATCGTGATCGCGGTAGCGAGCATCTTCTTCGGCGCCGATGCCGTGCAGGGGCGCCTCTTCGATGAAATCAGCGGCATCGTCGGCGCGGACGCCGCGCACACGCTCGAAGCGATCGTCGCCAATGCGTGGCACGCGGACATGGCGCGCAGCACGGCGGTGCTGTCCATCGCGGGCGTGCTGATCGGCGCGTCGGCCACGTTCTCGTCGCTGCACAGCGCGCTGAACGTCATCTGGCCCACGCCTCTCGTCAGCACGCGCGAGAGCATCGTTGGCCTGTTGCGCGTGCGGGTGATGTCGTTCGCGCTCGTGGTCGGCGCAGGGCTGCTTGTCGTCGCGCTGCTGCTGCTCGATGCGGCCGTCGAAGTGCTCGGCCATTGGGCGCTCGGCGACGGCAATCCGTTCGTCGTGCTATCGAGCCTCACGCGTCACGCCATTTCGCTGGCGATGTTGATGCTCGCTTTCTCCGTTCTGCTCAAGTTTCTGCCGACGACGCGCATGCGCTGGCGCGACGCCGCCCTCGGCGCGGCCGCCGCCGCGCTTTTGTTCGAAGGCGGCAAGCGGCTCTTCGCGCTCTACGTGCAACACGCGGGCACGGCGAACATGTTCGGCGCGGCGGGATCGCTCGCCGTCATCCTCTTGTGGCTCTACTACTCGGCGGCGGTCTTCTTGCTGGGCGCCGAGCTTTCCGCGACGGCGGCGCGCAAGCGCACGCATCGCGAGTCCGGCTGGCGCTGACGAAAAAAAGGCCGCCCGATGTGGGCGGCCCGACATGGCGCTTCCTGCTGTGCTGCTCTGCGATTCGCTTGACCGGGTCTTCGCTGAGTGCAGGGAGCGCGGAAACTGCTTGCGGCGTTTCGGCCTCAAGCCTGCCTGCGCAGTTCCGCAGGCGGCACCTTCATCAGATGCCGATACTTCGCCACCGTGCGGCGCGCGACGATCACGCCCTGATCGGCGAGCATCTTCGCAAGACTCACGTCCGACAGCGGATCGCGCGTGTTTTCCTTCGCGATCATTTCCTTCAGCAGCGCGCGCACCGCGGCGGCCGAGCACGTGCCGCCGCTTTCCGTGCTGAGTTCGCGCGGGAAGAAGTGCTTGAACTCGAAGATGCCGCGCGGCGTCGACATGTACTTGTTGCCCGTCGCGCGGGAGATGGTCGATTCGTGCA
The Caballeronia sp. M1242 DNA segment above includes these coding regions:
- the otsA gene encoding alpha,alpha-trehalose-phosphate synthase (UDP-forming), translating into MSRLIVVSNRVAPVQEGKPSAGGLAIGVLDALKETGGVWFGWSGEIVGEAAAPVVEKNGNVTYATVGLTRRDYDQYYRGFSNATLWPTFHYRNDLSRFDREEYAGYMRVNATLAAKLKTLLQPDDIIWVHDYHLLPFAQELRKIGVTNPIGFFLHIPFPVPEVMRTVPPHEELMTALCQFDVVGFQTESDKQSFIDYIERSGRGHFSDDGMLQAFGRMLKVGAYPIGIYPDAIAKAAEQYSTRKQVKSLRDSMRGRKLIMSVDRLDYSKGLVERFQAFERLLLNAPGWHGRVSLVQIAPPTRADVQTYQRIRQNLEGEAGRINGRFAQLDWTPIQYLNRKYERNLLMALFRLSQVGYVTPLRDGMNLVAKEYVASQDPEDPGALVLSQFAGAADQLPGALVVNPFDLSQMSEALERALSMPLAERQARHADMMAPLRKNNLSVWRDSFLSDLRSVATATSVTAKTVKTVKQGASEAKRAARA
- a CDS encoding chemotaxis protein, whose amino-acid sequence is MMTGSTLNPPEEGGVEWGKGHGTGALGPSDSSDSGSDVQGEMRRPGDIEDELDAHALGLSDAQLDSDSDRSGTGEDASADGDNNLFANADILPDGVEDETEITDLADDEAVDPDADEEDV
- a CDS encoding sigma-54 dependent transcriptional regulator, with the translated sequence MPHVLIVDDDPSTREALAAIIGEDGLTTATASDLREARIQLVRQTPDVVFTDLKLPDGTGVDLFEDLDPRSGVEFIVITGHATVESAVSALKMGAADYLVKPINMQRVKAILSRLPRAGDLKAEIGTLRGELRRMGRFGLMLGNSPAMQTVYDQIGRVAPTAASVLLIGESGTGKEVAAQTLHELSLRRKHSFIAVNCGAISPNLIESEMFGHERGSFTGADRQHKGYFERANGGTLFLDEITEMPIELQVKLLRVLETGMFMRVGTTKEIETDVRLIAATNRDPEQAVLEGKLRLDLYHRLNVFPINLPPLRERGKDVELLGQAFLDELNARYNTKKDFPPAVREMLASYNWPGNVRELKNYVQRAYIMSGSDSDSTATVPLQISLSRPSSGTAVTIPFGTSLAQADRQLILATLEQCGGVKTRAAEILGISLKTLYNRLVEYGEDANKAAVGEGGDVNESESENR
- a CDS encoding YihY/virulence factor BrkB family protein, producing MNRDVPKPMTPLAEGRTTRFGWLSWVADPVTQWIQDHCLMFSAAISFFAAFSLAPTLVIVIAVASIFFGADAVQGRLFDEISGIVGADAAHTLEAIVANAWHADMARSTAVLSIAGVLIGASATFSSLHSALNVIWPTPLVSTRESIVGLLRVRVMSFALVVGAGLLVVALLLLDAAVEVLGHWALGDGNPFVVLSSLTRHAISLAMLMLAFSVLLKFLPTTRMRWRDAALGAAAAALLFEGGKRLFALYVQHAGTANMFGAAGSLAVILLWLYYSAAVFLLGAELSATAARKRTHRESGWR
- a CDS encoding YqjD family protein, encoding MSHTTVQLALGKQKIIEDIKVLLNDSEELLRLSSALPGEGVEALRSRLRDHADTARAALEDAQANAQSRYRASIDCTERYVRENPWQSLGMAAAAGFLLAAIISR